TCCATTCTGCTGTTCATGATCGTCGCCGTTCTCACCTTCGCCCAGTGGCAGTTGCGCAAGAGGGTCGTCTTTTATGAAAACTGACCTGTCCCCGCGCATGAAGGTCTTCGTCTACGGGCTGATGTGCGTGCTGCTCATTCCCTTCGTCTTTCCGACCTGGTGGATGGTGACCTCGTCTGTAAAGCCGGTCAGCGATATCTTCGCCTTCCCGCCGAAATTCATCCCGACCTCTTACGACTGGACGACCTATTCGCAGGTATTCAAGCTGCAGCCCTTCGTCCATCAGTACTGGAACTCCGCCTACATCGCAGCGATCGTCACCATCGGCACGATGGCCGTGTCGTCGATGGCGGGCTACGCCTTCGCGCGCATACGCTTTCCTTTCGCCAACGCGATCTTCATGGTCGTGCTGCTTGGGCTGCTGATCCCTTCTGAAGTGACGATCGTGCCGCTCTTCCAGATGTTCCTGAAGATGGGCATGGTCAACACGCACTGGCCGCTGATCCTTGTTCCGATCTTCGGCGCGCCGAGCGTTTTCGCCACCTTCGTCATGCGCCAGTTCTTCATCTCGCTGCCGATCGAACTGGAGGAGGCGGCGCGGGTCGATGGCCTCGGGCGTTTCAAGATATTTCGCAAGATCGCGCTTCCCTTGGCGCGACCGGCGCTTGCCTCGGTCGCGATCTTCACCTTCCTGCATAGTTGGAACCTCTATCTGGAACCGATCGTCTTCCTCTCCAGCGCCGAGAAATTCACGCTGCCGCAGGCGCTGACGCAATTCACCGACGCCTATGGCGGGCCGATGTGGAACATCCAGCTCGCCGCCGCGACGCTGACTGCGCTGCCGGTGCTTATCGTCTTCATCATCGCGCAGAAGCAGTTCGTCGAAGGGCTCGCGCATACCGGCCTCAAGGGCTGAAGAACCGGATATCGATCTATGGCTGAAGTTGCACTCTCGAACGTTCGCAAGGCTTATGGCAGCCACGCCGTCATCCACGGCGTCGATCTCGACATCGCCGACGGCGAATTCGTCGTGCTCGTCGGTCCGTCGGGCTGCGGCAAGTCCACCTTGCTGCGCATGGTAGCGGGTCTTGAGACGATAACCGGCGGTGAGGTTTCCATCGGTTCGCGCATCGTCAACAATCTCGATCCGAAAGACCGCGACATCGCCATGGTCTTTCAGAACTACGCGCTCTATCCGCATATGACAGTCGCCGCAAACATGGGTTTTTCGCTAGAGCACCGCGGTGGCAGCAAGGCGGAAATCGCCGAGCGCGTCAAATGGGCGGCAGACATTCTCGGCCTCGCGCATCTGCTTGACCGCTATCCACGCCAGCTTTCCGGTGGCCAGCGCCAGCGCGTCGCCATGGGCCGCGCAATCGTGCGCGACCCGCAGGTCTTTCTCTTCGACGAGCCTCTTTCCAATCTCGATGCCAAGCTGCGCGTCGTCATGCGCGGCGAGATCAAGAGCCTGCATCAGAAGCTGAAGACAACGACGATCTACGTCACCCATGACCAGGTCGAAGCCATGACCATGGCCGACAAGATCGTCGTCCTGAATGGCGGCCGCGTCGAACAAATCGGTGCGCCGCTCGACCTTTATGATCGGCCGGTCAACCAATTCGTCGCCGGCTTCATAGGGTCGCCCTCGATGAATTTCATTCCGGGAGAGATCACCTCCGAAGGTTTTGCGGCAGCCGGTGTGATACTGCCGCTGCCCGAGGCGGCGCATGATCACAACGGCAAAAAGGCGATCTACGGCGTGCGACCGGAAAACTTCCACCTGGCCGAAGGCGGCATCTCTGTCGAGGTTGTGCTTGTCGAGCCCATGGGATCAGAGACGCAGGTGACGATGCGGATCGGACCCATAGAGCTCAACGGTATCTTTCGGGAACGCGTCTTGCCCAGGCCCGGCGAAACGATCACGGTCGAACCCGATATAAGTGCAATTCATCTCTTCGCAGCTGACGACGGCATGAGACTGAACTAGAGCCTCATATCACGTTTCGAGAATCGGAGAGCGCGAACCTTGATAGGTTTGCAACTATGCCGCATTTCAAGTGCGTGGAACTCACCGGGCGATAGATGGGCGCCTCGGCCGAAACCGAGCAGAACCTTATGGGCGCTTTTGATAAGAAAGCTCGAAAGGGGACCTCCTTGCTCGATACTTCGCTGCGCAGCGCTGAGAGCCCGGCTGTATAGGAAGACTTCGATCGCCTCATTTCGATAGTGCCCTTCCGGCTCATTGCCGCTTTCTTCTTGATCTGCCTCATATCTCAGCACGTCGTCGAGGGTGCTCACGGTTCCTTCCATTCGAGAGGAACCCACCGCTTCCTGGTTGCGCAATGGCGCAAGCAGGATCTCGCCATTGTGCATACCCTTAAGCATCTGGTCATAGCGAGCGAGCGCCGCTGATGCAGAGGCTATCGGAATTATGAGCCGATTGGCATCCATTCCCTTGGGAGGGAAATTGATCGTAGTGGTATTCCACTGCGTTTGACAGGTCGAGCGTGGGATGCTGAACCATATTTGGCTCCCAGAGTTCGGTATTTTTGCAAGATAAATAACCTTGGTCGCGCCATGGCCAACTCAATGACATTTGTCCACCAAAAACGAGGAATATTGGAAGACAAACTATTTTGAGTCCGAGTCGTGAGAGTCAATTTGTCTTGAGGTCCGAGATCCTGGATTTTTGAGAGTCAACGGGATTTGAGTCTCACGTGAGAGGTACAAACAACGTTCCCTGCCAAAATACCCAGAATCTGGCAATCAAAGTGGTCGATACCACCACTTACAGCTTCTGCGACGGTCGAGTGCGCGGCGACGATCAAGATCAAGGCGAGACTCGTCGGGGGCTGGGACGCTCATACGGTCCGGGCTGTCTCGCAGCGATCAAACGGCGAACTGGCGATAAGGCCATATCACTCCTCAGCGCCGCATGGTATATTTTGAGGCATGGCGACTAGGTGCCGCTGGAATAGCAGGTTGCTGATCGCGGCAGGTCGCGAGTGCCATATCATGACAGAGGCGCCCTGCTGCGCAGTTGCGGTACCGCTCTCGTGCACAAGGCGGAAGGCTGTTTCATGCACCGCATCGCCGTCGCAGTTTTCGCGCTTGCAGCCGTGGTCAGTTTTTCCGCGCACGCTGAGGTACTGATCGGCGTTTCAGCCGCGATGACCGGACGGCTCGCGTGGATCGGCGAACAGGGGCAGCGTGGCGCAGAGATGGCCGTGGCCGATATCAATGCGGCGGGCGGCGTTCTAGGCCAGCAGGTGCGGCTCATCGCGGTCGATGACTTCTGCGATCCAGAGCAAGCGGTGGCCGTCGCCAAAAAACTCGTGGCTGACGGCGTGGTTCTCGTCGTCGGGCACTACTGCTCTGGAGCCTCGATCCCGGCATCAGAGGTGTATGAGGCGGCGGGAGTTCTGCAGATTTCACCGGGGTCGACCAATCCGCTGCTGACTGAGCAAGGCCGCGCCAACGTGTTCCGCGTCATTGGTCGCGACGATGCGCAAGGCGTCGTCGCCGGCAACTATCTGGCCGATCATTGGGGCAACAAGAAAATTGCGATCCTTCACGATGGCACCACCTATGGCAGGGGCCTTGCCGATGAGACCAAAAAGCAGTTGAACAAGCGGGGTGTGATCGACACGGCCTACGAGGCGTACAGTCCTGCGAAGAACGACTATTCGGTTGAAATCGCTGCACTAAAGGCTTCAAAAGTCGCCGTGATATATGTTGGCGGTTATCATGCTGAAGTTGCGCTGATGGTTCGCGCTGCACACGACCAAGGTTACGCGGTTCAGTTCATCTCAGGCGATGCCCTGGCGACCGAGGAATTTGCCCTGATCGCCGGTCCAGCCGCTGAGGGAACTCTCTTTACGTTCTCCGCGGACGCACGGCGAACGCCCGAAGCGGCCCCGGTGGTGGAGCGGTTCCGTGCAGAAAACTTCGAACCTGCAGGCTATACGCTGCTGAGCTACGGCGCGGTTCAGGCCTGGGCGCAGGCGGTCAAGGAAGCCGGTTCGCTGGAGTTGCGCGAGGTGATTGCTTCATTGCGCGCCCACTTGTTTGATACTGTGCTGGGCCGTATCGACTTTGACGACAAGGGCGACCTCACGGTTCAGAGCTGGGTATGGTATATCTGGAAGGGTGGCGAGTACGTGCCATTGCAATAACGCAACGCTGATCACTGCGGATCGCGTTCGAGAAAAAAGCTGTGCGGGCCATGTTGACCACATCAGCCGGATGGATGGGTCGCCGCGATGTTTGAACGTCTCGGCATACGTGGCCGCTTACTCTTCGCCTTCTTTGGTATCAGCACCTTCGCGGTGCTCGCAACCGCTGCAGCCGTGTATGCCTTCCTGCAAGTGGGCGAGGTCGTCGAGAGGATCACGGAGCGCCGGGTCCCGTCGGCGCTTGCATCGCTCGAGCTCTCCCGCCAAGCTGAGCGGGTCGCCGCCACTACGCCGGCCGTACTTGCAACGACCAGCACGGTTCAGCACAACGAGGTCTCGGCTGCGATCGGCGTGGAGATGTCGCGCCTGGAAGGGTTGCTCGCCGCGCTCAAAGGCACCGCGGCAAGCACGGCGGCGGTGGCTGAGATCGAAGCCGCAGTGATTGGCCTGAGGCGTAATCTCAACGCCCTCAACGATCTTGTCGCCGCTCGCCTCGGTGTGGTGGCGCGCAAAGAGGAACTGCTGGGCCGTTTGTCGGCTACGACAATCGCAAGCGAGCGTCTTGTGGCAGCCGGCATCCTCGTGATGAACTCCAAGATCCCCCAGTGGCGAGTAACCGTGGCGGATGCCGCCGTACCACCCGAAGCACGCGCGGCGGCTACGACAGAGCTTGCGCAGGCAATTTCCGCCTACATCCCGCAACAGAAGGCTCAACGGGAGATTTCCGCGATCAACGAAGCGCTGCTCAAAACGGCGGTTGCACCGACGCCCGGCGACCTAGCGCTGATGTCGTTTCCGCTGCGCCGCTCGGTCGAGTCGCTTGCGACGGTGACATCGGAGATCGATGAGAAGCTGCGAACGCGGTTCCGCCAGCGTGTTGACGAGTTCGAGGGGCTGATCGACGGCCCGAAGAGCATTGCACAAGCGCGTGAGGATGAGCTCGCATTACTCGCAAAGGGCGGGAAGCTATTGGTCGAGAACGCTCAGCTCTCGCGTAATTTGACCGTTGCCGTGGATCGCCTGGTAGCTGCGGCTAACCGTGACATCACCGAGGCTGGTCATGAAGCCGCTACCGTCCAGCGCTACGGTACCGGTGTTGTTCTTGGCTCAGCCGTTCTGAGCCTCCTGAGTTCAGTTCTGATCGTATGGTTGTATGTCGACCGCAATCTTCTTGCCCGCTTGTCGGGGCTGAGCCAGAGCATGCTTGCCATCGCCGGCGGCAATCTTCGGGCACCACTGCCTGCCACGGGCCGCGACGAGATCGGCCGCATGGCCAAGGCGCTTCTGCTGTTCCGTGACACTGCGGTCGAGGTCGAAGAAAAAAACCTGCGTGAGATCGCCGAAGCGCGCCAGCGACTCGTCGATGCAATCGAGAGCATCTCCGAGGGCTTCGCCCTTTACGATGCTGAGGACCGGCTTGTTCTGTGCAACAGCCGCTATAGGGAAATCCTCTATCCCGGCATAGCCGATGCCGTCGCGCCGGGTGCGCAATTTGAGACGATTGTCCGTAAGGCAGTGGAACAGGGCCTCGTCGAGGACGCGAAAGGTCGAGAGGAGGAATGGCTCGCCGCGCGGCTTGAGGCACACTGCAACCCTAAGCAGACGCTGGTTCAACATCGCAGCCATGACCACTGGGTTCAAGTAAATGAGCGGCGCATTACCGGCGGCGGCACCGTCGCGGTCTACACCGATATCAGCAAGCTTAAGAGGCATGAAACAGAGCTCGAGATAGCCCGCGACGCGGCCATGGCGGCGACCCAGGCCAAGAGCAAGTTCCTTGCCAGCATGAGCCACGAGTTGCGCACGCCGCTGAACGCCATCCTGGGCATTACCGAAATGCTGCAGGAGGATGCCAGCGAAGCCGGCCAGGACGAACTGATCGAACCGCTTCAGCGGGTCTCGCGCGCCGGCAAGCATCTGCTCAAGCTCATTAATGAGGTCCTCGATCTGTCAAAGATCGAGGCCGGCCGCCTGGAATTGCATATCGAGGAGTTCGATATCGCAGGAATGGTTCAAGATGCTGCCACAACCGCGCAGCCCCTTGCGCAGAAAAACCGCAACCGGATCATCATCCGCTGCCCAGATGACATTGGCAGCATGCGCGCCGATCAGCTTCGGGTGCGCCAGATCCTCCTCAACCTCTTGAGTAACGCCTGCAAGTTCACGGAGAACGGCCAAGTGACGATTGGGGCGACCTGCGCGGAGCATGATGGAGGCGGTGGCGTGATATTTACCGTCGCCGACACTGGCATCGGTATGACGCCGCAGCAGATGACGAACCTGTTCCAGGAGTTTAGTCAGGCCGACAGTTCCACCACCCGCAAGTACGGCGGCACTGGGCTAGGGCTTGCCATCAGCCAACGCCTGTGCCGCGCGATGGATGGCCAGATCACTGTGGACAGCACTCCCGGCGCCGGTACTAAGTTCACGGTGTGGTTGCCCTCGGCAATCGACGTAGGCTTCACCCTGGCAGAGCAGCCGGCCCCTGGCACCGGCGTCGCCGCTGATGATCACCTTCGCCTCGTCTCGAACGTGGTCCTCGTCGTTGATGACGATAAGGCGGTGCGGGACCAGATGCGCCGGTTTCTTGCCCGCGAGGGTTGCGATGTAGTGACGGCCAGGGACGGTGCCGAAGGCCTTAATCTGGCCCGGCAGGTGAAGCCAGCGCTCATCACCCTTGACGTGCTCATGCCGGGTTGCGACGGCTGGAGCGTCCTGCAGGAACTGAAAGCGGATCCTGAGCTCGCGAGTATCCCCGTTGTGATGCTCACCATGGCGGATAAGAGGAATCGGGGGTACGCGCTCGGTGCCGCCGATTACTTGATGAAGCCGATCGACCGCGACGCGCTCCGGAAACTGATCGCCAAATTCTGGTCGGGCGCGCCCAGCCCAGCGCTTCGTGTTCTGATCGTCGAAGATGATGAGAACACGCGCCAGCAATGGCGTCGCATATTGAGTACCGAGGGTTGCGATGTGGACGAGGCCGAGAATGGCCGGGTCGCGCTGGAACGGCTCATCCGCGCGCCTCCGGATCTGATCATTCTCGACCTCATCATGCCGGAAATGGACGGCTTCGAGTTCCTTATCGAACTGCGAAAGCAGCCTGCCTTCAAGGCGATGCCGGTCGTGGTTGTGACGGCGGCGACCCTTGGCAAGGAAGACCACCGGCGTCTGAACGGTGGCGTCGAGCGCGTGCTCGCCAAAGCCGCCTTCAGCCGCAACGAGCTTCTGGAGGAATTGCGCAAGATGGTTGCTCGATACATTGTCAAACGAAGCTCACCTGACAAGGATCGCCGTGATGGTTAGGATCCTCTATGTCGAGGACAATGAGGACAACGTCTACATGCTGTCCGCGCGGCTAAGACGAAAAGGCTACGAGGTAGTCGTCGCCACCGACGGCGATCAGGGCGTGGCGCGTGCACGATCGGACGCCCCGGCGCTTATCCTGATGGACTTAAGCCTTCCCGTCCTCGACGGCTGGGAGGCGACAAGACGTCTCAAGGCATTGGCTGAGACGCGGGGTATTCCCGTGATCGCACTCTCGTCGCACGCGATGGCTGGCGACCGCGAAGCAGCACTGGCCGCCGGGTGCGATGACTTCGATACCAAGCCCGTCGACTTCGCGCGCCTGCTTGGAAAGATCAAGGCCCTGCTTCCAAAGGAGTCGATGCCATGAGTGAGGTTGGACCTGCCCTGCTTGTCGTCGATGATAACGAGGACAATCGCTTTACACTGACCGAACGCTTGAAG
This Rhizobium sullae DNA region includes the following protein-coding sequences:
- a CDS encoding carbohydrate ABC transporter permease, whose amino-acid sequence is MKTDLSPRMKVFVYGLMCVLLIPFVFPTWWMVTSSVKPVSDIFAFPPKFIPTSYDWTTYSQVFKLQPFVHQYWNSAYIAAIVTIGTMAVSSMAGYAFARIRFPFANAIFMVVLLGLLIPSEVTIVPLFQMFLKMGMVNTHWPLILVPIFGAPSVFATFVMRQFFISLPIELEEAARVDGLGRFKIFRKIALPLARPALASVAIFTFLHSWNLYLEPIVFLSSAEKFTLPQALTQFTDAYGGPMWNIQLAAATLTALPVLIVFIIAQKQFVEGLAHTGLKG
- a CDS encoding ABC transporter ATP-binding protein — translated: MAEVALSNVRKAYGSHAVIHGVDLDIADGEFVVLVGPSGCGKSTLLRMVAGLETITGGEVSIGSRIVNNLDPKDRDIAMVFQNYALYPHMTVAANMGFSLEHRGGSKAEIAERVKWAADILGLAHLLDRYPRQLSGGQRQRVAMGRAIVRDPQVFLFDEPLSNLDAKLRVVMRGEIKSLHQKLKTTTIYVTHDQVEAMTMADKIVVLNGGRVEQIGAPLDLYDRPVNQFVAGFIGSPSMNFIPGEITSEGFAAAGVILPLPEAAHDHNGKKAIYGVRPENFHLAEGGISVEVVLVEPMGSETQVTMRIGPIELNGIFRERVLPRPGETITVEPDISAIHLFAADDGMRLN
- a CDS encoding Fic/DOC family N-terminal domain-containing protein: MDANRLIIPIASASAALARYDQMLKGMHNGEILLAPLRNQEAVGSSRMEGTVSTLDDVLRYEADQEESGNEPEGHYRNEAIEVFLYSRALSAAQRSIEQGGPLSSFLIKSAHKVLLGFGRGAHLSPGEFHALEMRHSCKPIKVRALRFSKRDMRL
- a CDS encoding branched-chain amino acid ABC transporter substrate-binding protein translates to MHRIAVAVFALAAVVSFSAHAEVLIGVSAAMTGRLAWIGEQGQRGAEMAVADINAAGGVLGQQVRLIAVDDFCDPEQAVAVAKKLVADGVVLVVGHYCSGASIPASEVYEAAGVLQISPGSTNPLLTEQGRANVFRVIGRDDAQGVVAGNYLADHWGNKKIAILHDGTTYGRGLADETKKQLNKRGVIDTAYEAYSPAKNDYSVEIAALKASKVAVIYVGGYHAEVALMVRAAHDQGYAVQFISGDALATEEFALIAGPAAEGTLFTFSADARRTPEAAPVVERFRAENFEPAGYTLLSYGAVQAWAQAVKEAGSLELREVIASLRAHLFDTVLGRIDFDDKGDLTVQSWVWYIWKGGEYVPLQ
- a CDS encoding hybrid sensor histidine kinase/response regulator, with amino-acid sequence MSHELRTPLNAILGITEMLQEDASEAGQDELIEPLQRVSRAGKHLLKLINEVLDLSKIEAGRLELHIEEFDIAGMVQDAATTAQPLAQKNRNRIIIRCPDDIGSMRADQLRVRQILLNLLSNACKFTENGQVTIGATCAEHDGGGGVIFTVADTGIGMTPQQMTNLFQEFSQADSSTTRKYGGTGLGLAISQRLCRAMDGQITVDSTPGAGTKFTVWLPSAIDVGFTLAEQPAPGTGVAADDHLRLVSNVVLVVDDDKAVRDQMRRFLAREGCDVVTARDGAEGLNLARQVKPALITLDVLMPGCDGWSVLQELKADPELASIPVVMLTMADKRNRGYALGAADYLMKPIDRDALRKLIAKFWSGAPSPALRVLIVEDDENTRQQWRRILSTEGCDVDEAENGRVALERLIRAPPDLIILDLIMPEMDGFEFLIELRKQPAFKAMPVVVVTAATLGKEDHRRLNGGVERVLAKAAFSRNELLEELRKMVARYIVKRSSPDKDRRDG
- a CDS encoding response regulator, with product MVRILYVEDNEDNVYMLSARLRRKGYEVVVATDGDQGVARARSDAPALILMDLSLPVLDGWEATRRLKALAETRGIPVIALSSHAMAGDREAALAAGCDDFDTKPVDFARLLGKIKALLPKESMP